A window of Corythoichthys intestinalis isolate RoL2023-P3 chromosome 14, ASM3026506v1, whole genome shotgun sequence contains these coding sequences:
- the LOC130930193 gene encoding apolipoprotein D-like: MKLFLALVAFFVSLVRGQVPHWGPCPEPDVQPAFNLKQFMGRWFEIARLPTQFERGHCIETNFTFRTDKSIRVVSSEILKGEVRKIEGTGVIEDMKHPAKLGISYSYVLPFAPYWILSTDYVNTALVYSCTDILRLFHLDFAWILSRTRTLPQSTIDSAMQTFANNNIDVIRMINSNQQGCDKEAPWSDDQLL, translated from the exons ATGAAGCTGTTTTTGGCTCTGGTGGCATTCTTTGTGTCTCTCGTCAGAGGTCAGGTGCCTCATTGGGGTCCGTGTCCAGAACCGGATGTTCAACCTGCCTTCAACCTCAAACAG TTCATGGGAAGGTGGTTTGAAATTGCCAGACTGCCAACACAGTTTGAGAGGGGCCACTGCATCGAGACCAATTTCACCTTTAGGACAGACAAATCCATCCGAGTGGTCAGCTCAGAAATACt GAAAGGGGAGGTGAGGAAAATTGAAGGAACCGGCGTCATCGAGGATATGAAGCATCCCGCCAAGCTGGGAATAAGCTACTCTTACG TGCTGCCATTTGCCCCTTACTGGATCCTGTCCACCGACTACGTGAACACAGCCCTGGTGTACTCCTGCACGGACATTCTGCGTCTTTTCCACTTGGACTTTGCTTGGATCCTGAGCCGTACACGCACCCTACCTCAGTCGACCATTGACAGCGCCATGCAGACCTTCGCCAACAACAACATCGACGTGATCCGCATGATCAACAGCAATCAACAGGGCTGTGACAAAGAAGCCCCGTGGAGTGATGACCAGCTACTGTAA